The Scheffersomyces stipitis CBS 6054 chromosome 5, complete sequence genome contains the following window.
gactttgaaaagtttgatgaagaaacgCTTGTCAgatacaacaagaaatatAACTTAAATTTGCCCAATCCTGTGAGCATCAACAATGATATTTTGAATAGTGAAATCGGCAAAAAGACGTATTCCAAACGTAACAAAAGTAGAGCCACATTTGGCGGCATCACCAAACCAGAGATGGCCAATCACTTGAAGACACATTTTATGAACTTGCCTACTAAGGAAAATGAGATTctcaccaacttcttgtatAAGGTGAAGCACCAGgacaacgacttcaagttaACATTCAAGTGAATGGATGCCCTCTCTGTATATTAGCCAGTGTATAATAGAGTATTGATTTTACATACATACAAATGATAAAATGGAATGTAGTTAGCAAATAGTACAATAATTACCATATTGGTAGATAGTCCGCCTATTAAGGTGTATTAAGACAGTGGTTTAAAGCGGGCTGCTATGAGTCAATACTGCATTGGTACCAAACAATATCACATAATATTATGGATATCAATGGCTTTTGTCTTCGTGGAGTACCTCATTTTAGACGATATCTCTATGTCCCTTGGTCGTTTAAATGTTAGTATTACACTAAAAGAAAGCTGATGTAATACCTTGTGAGCTATCCCAATACACTAAAATAACAAAATTTCACTTTACTTAACTAACATCCTTAAAAGATCCTATCTTATTACCTCGTTTAATCTTTACAATCATATCCCATATACCCATTCGTTTCTCTTTTCGTCTTACAACTCCGCATTATTCAGCTTGCGCGTGAAAAAAAACTGAACACCAATATAGCGAATCAAGAATATTTCACactctt
Protein-coding sequences here:
- a CDS encoding predicted protein; translated protein: MARPHKESASESESNKYSNTSSTGTGTKSSQKAKTQAAIQAQQLFLSKHINSNGPQDQPKIHPLDFEKFDEETLVRYNKKYNLNLPNPVSINNDILNSEIGKKTYSKRNKSRATFGGITKPEMANHLKTHFMNLPTKENEILTNFLYKVKHQDNDFKLTFK